The genomic window AAAGATTATCAGGAAATGATGCAGACATATAAGGATTCTCGCGATAAATCGACCGCTCAAAAAGATGCAGTTCAGTTTATCAAGCAAAAGTTAGATTCGGCTAAATGGTTTATCGATGCGATTAGACAACGTCAGGAAACACTTTTTGTAACAATGAATGCTATTATGCATTATCAGGAAGAATTTTTCTTAGACGGTGACGAAACCAAACTAAAACCAATGATCTTAAAAGATATTGCAGATATGGTTGGTTTAGATATTTCGACAATTTCGCGTGTAGCCAACAGTAAATATGTTGAAACACCGTACGGAACAAAACTAATTAAAGAATTCTTCTCCGAAGCGATGAAAAACGATCAGGGAGAAGATGTTTCGACTTTGGAAATCAAAAAAATCCTAAAGAATACAATTGAAGAAGAAGACAAGAAAAAACCTTTGCCAGACGATCAATTGGCCGAAATCTTAAAAGAAAAAGGATATCCAATTGCCAGAAGAACAATTGCAAAATATCGGGAGCAGCTTGATATCCCGGTTGCGAGAATGAGAAAGAAAATTTAGATTTTCATTTTTCAATCATAAAGAGATTAAGAAAAGTTAAGTTTTTATAGCGAATAGCAAACCTAACAGGTTTTAAAACCTGTTAGGTTTTTTTTATTAATTCACTCAAATGATGTTGAATTCGTTATTCCGTTAGAAATATTTGATCGGCAGCAAAAATTTACGTGTTGAATTTGTTCCGTAGTAACGCCTGTTTACGGAATTAAACTCAACAATAATTTATCCTTAATCAAACGTTCCTACGGAACGTAAATCGCTCAAATCAAATTATATCTACCGATGAGACATTCCTACGGAATGAAATATTACTTCTTTAAAACAAGAAACCCGACAGGTTTTAAAAACCTGTCGGGTTTAAAACGTCTCTTAAACGCTAAATTATTTATATTGATCTGGAAATATCTTCACATTAAATAAAAACACTTTGTTTTTGTCGCTGTAACTGTAATTTAATGTATAATCATTATCTCTAAAAACCTGAAGTCCAGGATTTGCCTTTGCTGTACTTACGAGACTTTTTTCAATTTCTTTCTGAATTACATTGACTTCTGCAGTTTCCTTAACCACATTCATTAATGTTAAATTGTATTGCACAACCCTTTCTTCAGGCAAAATCACGCTGTCTAGGCGAATTCCCTGCTGAATTGTCAACGGACAATTTTTATTGTATTTTTCAACCAATTCCTTTACTTCGGTATTTACTTCATCAGCATTTTCAGAAAGATAAAATTGAAAAAAAGCGGCGGCGGCCAAGGCAACACCAATTATAATTAATAATAAAAGATTCTGTTTTCTCATAATTTTCTTTCTTACGTTGCTAAGTAAATATTAAAAGGCCAGCTATTTTTCCTCGTTTTTCTTCATTGCATTAAAATACGCTGCACGGCTAAGTGGTTCATATTCTTCAGTTTCACCCAGCATAACCAATTTGTCATTATCTGTTTTTCTAAAACTATAATTGGCCAAATTTCCTGTTCTGGTACAAACTGCATGTACTTTGGTTACATATTCTGCCGTTGCCATAAGTCCCGGCATTGGTCCAAACGGATTTCCTTTAAAATCCATATCAAGTCCAGCAACAATTACACGAATTCCCTGATTGGCTAAATCATTACAAACGGTAATAATTTCATCATCAAAAAACTGAGCCTCGTCAATACCAATCACATCACAGCCTTGCGCCAAAATTAAAATATTGGCCGCTGCGGGAACTGGAGTGGAACGAATTTCATTAGCATCGTGCGACACTACCATTTCGTCATGATAACGGGTATCGATTGCGGGTTTGAAAATTTCGACTTTTTGCTTGGCAAATTGAGCACGTTTTAATCTGCGGATTAATTCCTCGGTTTTACCCGAAAACATTGATCCACAAATAACTTCAATCCAACCAAATTGTTCTTTGTGATTTACTGTATTTTCGAGAAACATTTTGTATTTTTCTGCCTTTAAAAATGAATAGTTTTTATTACTTTGTACTGGTAATAAATCGACGTAAAAATGTGCTGTTTTACATTTTTTCAAAAGTAGAAAATTTTTATCAAATCGGAGATCAGCTAACGCTTATTAACAGAAATAAAAAAATATCTTTTGGATTTCTTTCAGAATAAAGACATTCAGACATTAAATACACTAAAATACCTTATTCACTATAATTTCAACAGTTATGAAAAAAAAATTGGAAGCCGATTTAATCAGCATTGCACATCGAATTTTGAAACTTAAAAACAAGTCCGATATCAATCAATTGTATCTTGAAACTCAGAAATTATATGAGAAATTAGCGGTATTAAAGTTTGTAGAAGAAAATTTCGATGCTGCAAAACCAACAATTGGACAAAATGATATTACTTCAGAATTGGAAACAATTTTTGACAAAGAAGAAATAACTCCGTCTGCCGCTCAAATAGAAACTCCTGCCGCTTCAGCAGTTATTGAACTCGAGGAATCTTACGAACCAGAAGTTAAAGAAGAAATCACTGCCGAAATTCCTGAGCCAATTGCAGAAGAAACTGAAGAAATTGAAGAACAGATAGCTGTAACAGAAGTTACTGAACCAATAATTGAGGAAACACCAGAGCCAATTGCTGCTGAAATTATTGAACCTGAAGTTGAAAAAACTGAGGAACCAGTTGTTTCAGAAATTATTGAAGTGGAAGCAGAAAAAGAAAGTGAAAAGATAGAAGAACCTAAGGAGAACATCGAAGAATTTTCATTTACAACCGTAAACGATTTAAAACCAATTCCAGATTTCAAACCTGCTTTCGAATTAGAAACTGAAGAAATAAAAGAGGAAGTTAAAGAAGAACCAAAAACAGAAATTTCTCCAATACCTACTATTTTATTTGAAGATTTTGGAGTGAATTATGCCGATGCACAATTTGTAAAAGTTGACAGTTTTGAGGCTGTTCCTCCATCAAAAGCTCCTTCAATCAATGATTTTAAAGAAGAGAAAAAGGCAGAAACGGCTATTCTTGAAACTCCTGCACAGCCAAAAGCGGTTAGTTTAAATGAAAAACTGGCAAGAGGTTTTCATATTGATTTGAACGATCGAATTGCATTCACTAAAAATCTTTTCGGCAACAGCACAGAAGATTACAGCCGTGTTTTAAATCAATTAATGACTTTTGATTCTTATGATGAAGCAAAAGAATTTATTGAAAACATGGTAAAACCAGATTATAACAATTGGGAAGGGAAAGACGATTACGCAGAACGTTTCCTTGGAATTGTGGAGAAGAAATTCTCGTAAAAAAATAAAACACAGATTTCACGAATTATCACGAATTTTCTCTTTGTGAAATTTTTATAGACAATGAAAATTTGTGTCAATTAGTGAAATTCGTGTTATAAAATAAAATATATGTCAAAATTATATATCGTTCCAACGCCAATTGGCAATCTTGAGGACATGACTTTTAGAGCCATTCGGGTTTTGAAAGAAGTTGATTTGATTTTGGCTGAGGACACCCGAACAAGTGGCAAACTCTTAAAGCATTTTGAAATTGGCACGCACATGCACAGCCATCATATGCACAACGAACATAAAACAACCGAAAATTTAATTGCCCGTTTGAAAGCCGGCGAAACGATTGCTTTAATTTCAGATGCAGGAACTCCGGCAATTTCAGATCCAGGATTTTTATTGACGCGCGCTTGTGTCGAAAATAAAATTGAAGTCGAATGTCTACCTGGCGCAACTGCTTTCGTGCCCGCGTTGGTAAACAGCGGACTCCCAAATGACAAATTTGTTTTTGAAGGATTTCTGCCCGATAAAAAAGGACGTCAAACGCGTTTTTTGGCTTTAGCCGAAGAAGCCCGAACAATGATTTTATACGTTTCGCCGCATAAACTCGTTAAAACTTTAGCCGAATTTGTACAATATTTTGGAGAAGACAGACAAGTTTGCGTTTCTCGTGAATTATCAAAACTTCACGAAGAAAATGTTCGTGGAACTGCAAAAGAAGTTTTAGCGCATTTTGAAAAAACAGCACCTCGTGGCGAAATCGTCGTTGTCGTTGCCGGAAAAACAATAATAAAAGAACCTAAGAAAAGTAAATTTTCTAAGGATGAAGAAGAAGATTAAAATTATTTATGCCACAGATTAAAAAGATTATCACGGATTATAAAAAAGGTTTACCACAAATTATCACAAATTTCCACTAGTTAAATTTGTGATAATTTGTGTAATTCGTGGCAAAAAAAACACTTTAAAAAATCATTGTAATCTGTGCAATCTGTGGCAAGAAACTTAAAAATACAATTTAATGAGCATTCAAGCCTTTTTAGAAAAAGTAAAACAAACTCCTACACAAATCACATTTCCTGAAACGATTGCAGTAATCGAAGAAAATTACAACTTTACTCCAACTGCTTTTCAAAACGGAACACAGCATAATGCTGCCGGAGAAAATTCAGGTTCTTGTAAATTATTTTCTTTTGCGAAGTTGCAAAATTTGAACAAAGAAGAAACTTTAGCTTGCTTTGGAGCTTTTTATTTTGAAGAAGTTTTAGGCGATCCAAACGGAACCAATCACCAAAACATTAGAAACTTCATCAACTTAGGCTGGGACGGAATTCAGTTTGAAGGAAATGCTTTGGAAGCAAAATAATTATCTAAGATTTTTGATTAACGATTTTTAATTTCAGAAATCAGCAATCTAAAATCTACACTCTAAAATCTAAAATCAACAATGCGTTGGACTTTAAAACCAAGACCTTCTGAAGATAAAATCAAACATTTGGCGCAGGCCTTAAATGTAGAAGATTTTGTAGCAACACTTTTGATTCAGCGTGGTATTGAAACTTTCGAAGATGCGAAGAATTTCTTTCGCCCTTCTTTAGAACATTTGCATGATCCTTATTTGATGAAAGATATGGATAAAGCTGTCGCTCGAATCGAATCGGCAATTGAGAATCAGGAAAATATTATGGTTTTCGGTGATTACGATGTTGACGGAACAACAGCGGTTTCATTGGTTTCTTCGTATTTAAAATCACATTACCCAAACATTGCCACTTATATACCAGATCGTTATAACGAAGGTTACGGCATTTCGTATAAAGGAATTGATTATGCAGACGATAATGGCATTTCCTTAATTATTGCGCTTGACTGTGGCATCAAATCAATCGACCATATCGCTTACGCAAAAGCAAAAAACATTGATTTCATTGTATGCGATCACCACCGTCCTGGAGAATTTCTCCCAGATGCTGTTGCAGTTCTTGACCCAAAAAGAGAGGACTGCTCCTACCCTTATGATGAATTATGCGGCTGCGGCGTTGGTTTTAAGTTGATTCAGGCTTTAGGTCAAAACCGAAATGAAACTATTGAAGATTTAGTTCCCTATCTCGATTTGGTCGCTACGGCAATTGCAGCAGATATTGTACCGATTACGGGAGAAAATCGTGTTTTGGCTTATTTTGGTTTAAAAGTAATTAATTCAGAACCGAGACCTGGAATTAAAGCTTTGGTTCATCAGGTAAAAAAGAAAGTTCTCGATATTACAGATGTTGTTTTTATTATTTCACCGCGAATTAACGCTGCAGGAAGAATCAAACACGGAAATCATGCGGTTGAATTATTAACCGAATTTGATTTTGAACAAGCCCAGCAATTCGCTTCGGAAATTGAACAATACAACGCAGACCGAAAAGATTTAGACAAAAAAATAACAAAAGAAGCTTTCCAGCAAATAATCGAAAATCAGGAAGAAGAACGTTTTTCTACGGTTGTTTTTCAGGAAGACTGGCATAAAGGCGTGATTGGAATTGTAGCTTCAAGATTGATCGAAACGTATTATCGTCCGACTTTAGTATTCACTAAAAGCGGTGATAAGTATGCGGCTTCTGCCCGATCTGTAAAAGGTTTTGATGTGTATAATGCACTTGATGCCTGTTCCCAACATTTAGAACAATTTGGTGGTCACATGTATGCAGCTGGAATGACTTTAAAAGCCGAAAATTATCAGCTTTTTAAAGAGGCTTTTGAGAAATGTGTAGAAGAAACCATTCAGCCCGAAATGCGCACTCCAGAAATCGAAATTGATGCAGAAATAAACTTCTCAGATATAACTCCAAAATTAATTCGAATTCTAAAACAATTTGAACCTTTTGGTCCTCAAAATATGACTCCAGTCTTTATGACTTCTGATGTAAAAGATACAGGCTATGCCAAAACTCTGGGCGCTGAAGAAGAACATTTAAGACTTTTTGTCAAACAGCCCCGAAGTATCGGGACTGACGGAATTGCTGCAATTGGGTTTGGACTCGGAAAAAAACTTAATATTGTACAAAATCAAAATCCATTTCAATTGGCGTATTGTATTGCCGAAAATGAATGGAACGGAAATATTTCAACACAGCTTATGCTGAAAGACATTAGAACAAATGGAAGAGATTAAATCCAATAAGCCCGATCCTTATCAGGCGCTGCGCTATAGAGAATTCAATGTGTTTTTATTATTGCGTTTTGCGATGGTTTTTGCCTGGTCAATGCAGTTTATTGTTATTGAATGGGAAGTTTACAGTTTGACTAAAAATCCGCTTTCGTTAGGGATTATCGGTTTAATGGAAGTTATTCCTGCCGTTTCTATGGCATTGTTTGCCGGACATATTGTCGATCAAAGAGAGAAAAAAGGTTTATTGGTAAAATGTATTTTAGGTTTTTCGGTAATCAGCTTTGGACTGTTTTTATTGACTTGGCCTAAAATTGTTGGCGGATGGTCTTCAACTGTCATTTTGTATTCGATTTATGCATTAGTATTTTTTGGAGGTTTAGTACGTGCTTTTCTTGGACCAACTATTTTCTCTCTTTTATCTCTTATTATTCCTAAAAAAGTATACCCAAACGCTGCAACTTGGAGCAGTTCGGTTTGGCAGATCGGAGCCGTTATGGGCCCAGCACTTGCGGGATTTTCCATTAACTGGATCGGGGTTCACTGGTCAATGTGTCTGGTATTTGGGTTTTCGCTTCTTTCTTTAGTTGCGCTATCACAAATCAGTAAAAAACCAATTATAAATCCGAAGATTGGAGAATCAATCAAAGATAGCTTGACCGAAGGTTTGACTTTTGTATTCCGAAATCAAATTGTTTTAGGCGCTTTATCGCTAGACATGATCGCCGTTCTTTTTGGAGGAGCTGTAGCATTGCTGCCCGTCTTTGCACAAGATATTTTAAAAGTCGGCTCAGAAGGTTTTGGGATTTTAAGAGCTGCTCCTGCTGTAGGAGCTTTCATTACCATGCTTATTTCTGCTTATGTGCCGTTATATAAAAATGCAGGTAAGAAACTTTTAATAGCCATATTTGTTTTTGGATTGTCGATTATCTTATTTGGACTTTCTACTTATTTCTGGCTTTCTGTTTTCGCCTTATTTTTAAGCGGACTGGCTGATGGAATTTCCGTAGTAATCCGCCAAACGATTTTACAACTTAAAACTCCCGATCATATGCGTGGGCGTGTTGGTGCCGTAAACTCAATTTTTGTTGGATCTTCTAATGAATTAGGTGCTTTTGAAAGTGGTGCGACTGCAAAATTAATGGGAGCAGTAACCTCTGTTGTATTTGGAGGAAGCATAACACTTTTGACTGTTGTTGTTACAGCCTTAAAATCGCCGACATTTAGAAATTTAGATCTTCATAGAGATATGGAAGATCATCAGAAATTGGATTAGATGAAGTCCCTTTTTCTTTTTCTTTCTCTATTATTATCCTTTTTTGCAAACGGACAAAATCTTTACATCAAAACCTACGGAGACAAAAAAAACAAACCCATAATTTTTATTCACGGAGGTCCAAGTGGAAATGCAACATTGTTTGAAGGAACGACAGCCCAAAAACTAGCTGACGAAGGTTTCTATATTATTGCATACGACAGAAGAGGAGAAGGAAGATCTGCAGATCCAAATGCAACATTTACGTACAAAGAAGCTTTTCTGGATTTAAATTCTATTTATTCAAAATATCATTTAAAGAGTGCCGTTTTGCTGAGTCATAGTTTTGGTGGTTTGGTTGCGACGCTTTACACCCATAAATATCCTCAAAATGTAAGTGCTTTAATTTTGGCTGGCGCTTTATTTTCGCAGCAGGAAACTTACACTCATATTTTAGACACTTTAAAGAAGAAGCACAGCAATGATTCTCAACAATTAAAGAAAATAAATATTGTAGAAAATTTAGATAAAAACTCAGCTGAGTATCGAAAAGGATGTTTCGAACTTGCTGGAGAAAACGGTTTTTTTAAAATGCCAAATCCAACTACAGCGTATACAAAATTATACGCTGCTTATGAAGGTGGCAAATTTTACAAAAGTAACATCCGAAACCAAAATGCACCTCTTCTTTTTTATCAAAATGAAAAGCAAAACAATATCGATACTCGATCAATTTTAAAGAAAATCAAAGCTTCGGGCGTACCTATTTTTGGCATTTACGGAAAACAGGACGGCATTTTTTCTTCGGCACAAATTAAATCTCTTAAAAATCTTGTGGGTAAAAACCATTTTACTTTATTAGGCAACTGCTCTCACTATTTATTTGTAGATCAGCAAAATGAGTTTCTTTCAAATGTTAAAAATTGGATAAAGTAACATTCATTTTTAATCTTATTTCATTTCTTTATTTAAAAAAAGCAAATGAAATATACTTCTACTCTACTTTTTGTCTTCTTATCTTTTGCAATTTACGCTCAGGAAAATACTATCTCCGGCGATGTCAAAAATTCGCAAAACAATTCAGCTTTAGAATATGTAAATATCGGCATTGCTAGGAAAAATTCTGGAACAGTATCAAATGCAAATGGAAATTTCGTTTTAAAGCTTAGTGAAAAAGTCAGCTTAAACGATACAATTGTTTTTTCTCATATTGGCTTTGAGGCCAAAAAAGTTTTAGTAAGTCACTTACAATCAAAAAATAATGTTGTGGCAATGACGCCTTCTGAAAATGCATTAAAGGAAGTTGTTGTAACTTTCAAAAAACCTAAACCTAAACAATTTGGAAGAAGTTCAAAAGGACTTTCGCTCATGCATTCTAACTTTTTCTATGCTTTCGACAAAACTGTTGACGATTATTTAAGTCGTGAAAAAGGAATGGAATTACGCATAAAAAAAGACTGTAAAGTGAATGATTTCAATTTTAATATTACTTCGAATGAGTTCAAGTCGATTAAATTCAGGCTTAATTTTTACAAAGTAGAAAACAATTTACCCTCCACAATATTAATTGATAAAGACATTGTTTTTGAAGTAAAAGACAACAAACTTGGCTTGTTCACAGTTGACTTGAAACCTTATGACATTTATCTGGACAAAGAAATGGGAGATATTGCCGTTACGATTCAATGGATTGAAAGTGTAAAAAGCAATGAAAAAAGTAAATTCTTTGCTATTTCAACTGCTGTATCAGCAACCGAAAATAGTTTTTACAGAGAAAGAAATATGGCAAACTGGTCCAAAAGCGGTCAAAGTTTGACATTTTACCTCAACACGATGTGTCAATAAAATATTTACGACGTCATCATATATAATTTTATTGTTTTTACAACCTTTTAATTTAGAATTAATATAAATAATATTTATATTTGTTGGCATAAAAGGTTTTACAATGAGAGAAATTGAACAAATATATCATAACAATTTTGGAATAGCTTTTTACTGGAAAGATCATAACATTACGATTTCAGACAAAGTGCAATTGGTTTTTAAAGAGACTGGTTTCTACTTTACTATAGAAGAATTAAATCTTTTCTGCAATTTAATTGAAGACAGTATGATTGAAAATGCGTGTTGTGAAGCCTGTGAAATGAAATATTCCTGCCATAAATTTCTACTTAAAACACCATGCAATTCTATTGATCTGGCAGTAAATATGACCGAATTAAAGTCGATTAAAGATTTAGTGGAAGGTTCTTTATTCAAAATTGAATTGGACGAATATGTTTATGGAGTTGGCATGAATTAGAAAGCATTCTAAATAATTTAACAACATTTTTTCATTATTGAAATATATTTTGATTCAATTCAAAAAAAAGTATATTTACAGCAATGAAAAAAGCTGTATTTTTAATTCTTTCCTTATTTCTGATCAGCTGCACCAATAA from Flavobacterium fluviale includes these protein-coding regions:
- the rsmI gene encoding 16S rRNA (cytidine(1402)-2'-O)-methyltransferase, whose translation is MSKLYIVPTPIGNLEDMTFRAIRVLKEVDLILAEDTRTSGKLLKHFEIGTHMHSHHMHNEHKTTENLIARLKAGETIALISDAGTPAISDPGFLLTRACVENKIEVECLPGATAFVPALVNSGLPNDKFVFEGFLPDKKGRQTRFLALAEEARTMILYVSPHKLVKTLAEFVQYFGEDRQVCVSRELSKLHEENVRGTAKEVLAHFEKTAPRGEIVVVVAGKTIIKEPKKSKFSKDEEED
- the recJ gene encoding single-stranded-DNA-specific exonuclease RecJ, whose product is MRWTLKPRPSEDKIKHLAQALNVEDFVATLLIQRGIETFEDAKNFFRPSLEHLHDPYLMKDMDKAVARIESAIENQENIMVFGDYDVDGTTAVSLVSSYLKSHYPNIATYIPDRYNEGYGISYKGIDYADDNGISLIIALDCGIKSIDHIAYAKAKNIDFIVCDHHRPGEFLPDAVAVLDPKREDCSYPYDELCGCGVGFKLIQALGQNRNETIEDLVPYLDLVATAIAADIVPITGENRVLAYFGLKVINSEPRPGIKALVHQVKKKVLDITDVVFIISPRINAAGRIKHGNHAVELLTEFDFEQAQQFASEIEQYNADRKDLDKKITKEAFQQIIENQEEERFSTVVFQEDWHKGVIGIVASRLIETYYRPTLVFTKSGDKYAASARSVKGFDVYNALDACSQHLEQFGGHMYAAGMTLKAENYQLFKEAFEKCVEETIQPEMRTPEIEIDAEINFSDITPKLIRILKQFEPFGPQNMTPVFMTSDVKDTGYAKTLGAEEEHLRLFVKQPRSIGTDGIAAIGFGLGKKLNIVQNQNPFQLAYCIAENEWNGNISTQLMLKDIRTNGRD
- a CDS encoding HopJ type III effector protein, with the translated sequence MSIQAFLEKVKQTPTQITFPETIAVIEENYNFTPTAFQNGTQHNAAGENSGSCKLFSFAKLQNLNKEETLACFGAFYFEEVLGDPNGTNHQNIRNFINLGWDGIQFEGNALEAK
- a CDS encoding thymidine kinase, which translates into the protein MFLENTVNHKEQFGWIEVICGSMFSGKTEELIRRLKRAQFAKQKVEIFKPAIDTRYHDEMVVSHDANEIRSTPVPAAANILILAQGCDVIGIDEAQFFDDEIITVCNDLANQGIRVIVAGLDMDFKGNPFGPMPGLMATAEYVTKVHAVCTRTGNLANYSFRKTDNDKLVMLGETEEYEPLSRAAYFNAMKKNEEK
- a CDS encoding alpha/beta fold hydrolase: MKSLFLFLSLLLSFFANGQNLYIKTYGDKKNKPIIFIHGGPSGNATLFEGTTAQKLADEGFYIIAYDRRGEGRSADPNATFTYKEAFLDLNSIYSKYHLKSAVLLSHSFGGLVATLYTHKYPQNVSALILAGALFSQQETYTHILDTLKKKHSNDSQQLKKINIVENLDKNSAEYRKGCFELAGENGFFKMPNPTTAYTKLYAAYEGGKFYKSNIRNQNAPLLFYQNEKQNNIDTRSILKKIKASGVPIFGIYGKQDGIFSSAQIKSLKNLVGKNHFTLLGNCSHYLFVDQQNEFLSNVKNWIK
- a CDS encoding carboxypeptidase-like regulatory domain-containing protein: MKYTSTLLFVFLSFAIYAQENTISGDVKNSQNNSALEYVNIGIARKNSGTVSNANGNFVLKLSEKVSLNDTIVFSHIGFEAKKVLVSHLQSKNNVVAMTPSENALKEVVVTFKKPKPKQFGRSSKGLSLMHSNFFYAFDKTVDDYLSREKGMELRIKKDCKVNDFNFNITSNEFKSIKFRLNFYKVENNLPSTILIDKDIVFEVKDNKLGLFTVDLKPYDIYLDKEMGDIAVTIQWIESVKSNEKSKFFAISTAVSATENSFYRERNMANWSKSGQSLTFYLNTMCQ
- a CDS encoding MFS transporter, producing MEEIKSNKPDPYQALRYREFNVFLLLRFAMVFAWSMQFIVIEWEVYSLTKNPLSLGIIGLMEVIPAVSMALFAGHIVDQREKKGLLVKCILGFSVISFGLFLLTWPKIVGGWSSTVILYSIYALVFFGGLVRAFLGPTIFSLLSLIIPKKVYPNAATWSSSVWQIGAVMGPALAGFSINWIGVHWSMCLVFGFSLLSLVALSQISKKPIINPKIGESIKDSLTEGLTFVFRNQIVLGALSLDMIAVLFGGAVALLPVFAQDILKVGSEGFGILRAAPAVGAFITMLISAYVPLYKNAGKKLLIAIFVFGLSIILFGLSTYFWLSVFALFLSGLADGISVVIRQTILQLKTPDHMRGRVGAVNSIFVGSSNELGAFESGATAKLMGAVTSVVFGGSITLLTVVVTALKSPTFRNLDLHRDMEDHQKLD